Below is a genomic region from Candidatus Roseilinea sp..
GGCCAATTCAGCCGGGTGAGCGGCACGGTGGACTTCGACGAAGCGGCGCCGGAGAAGACGCAGGTCCACGTCAAGATCGCGGCGGACAGCCTGGATACGAAGGATGAGCGGCGCGACGCGCACTTGAAGTCGCCCGACTTCCTCGACGCGGCCAACTACCCTTACATCGAATTCAAGAGCACGCGCGTGGAGCGCACCGGCGAGCGCACGGCCAAGCTGCACGGCGACCTGACCATCCGCGGCGTGACCCGGCCGGTGACGTTGGACGTCGAGTACCTCGGCAAGGCCAAGTCGCCCTGGGGCACGTGGAACGCCGGTTTCGAGGCCACGGGCAAGATCAATCGCGAGGACTGGGGACTGAACTGGAACATGCTGCTGGAGACCGGCGGCTGGCTCGTCGGTAAGGA
It encodes:
- a CDS encoding polyisoprenoid-binding protein, giving the protein MSWILDTAHTSVKFSARHMMISTVTGQFSRVSGTVDFDEAAPEKTQVHVKIAADSLDTKDERRDAHLKSPDFLDAANYPYIEFKSTRVERTGERTAKLHGDLTIRGVTRPVTLDVEYLGKAKSPWGTWNAGFEATGKINREDWGLNWNMLLETGGWLVGKEVKIEIAAELIQQQEQPAAVEATPA